The Candidatus Hydrogenedentota bacterium genomic sequence GGATTTCTCTCCCACGAAATGCACGGTTCAGAATTCCCGTTTCCCTCCGTGTCGTGAGAATTTCCACTTCCGTAAACCACGGCCTGAAGCGCCCAAGTCCTCGCCCCGATTGACCAACATCTATGTGATTCAAGGCGAGAACGGCGGCCCCGTGAAGATCGGACGCTCTTCCGCTCCTCACAGTCGTGCAAGCTATCTTCAATGCGGCAATCCATACGAACTGCGTGTCGTCAAGTGTTTCTCGGGGGTCCCGTCCCGGCTTGAGCGGCAGTTACATGTGCGGCTTCAGAAGTACCAGGTCAGGAATGAATGGTTCTCCGAAGAGGTGCTTGGCCTTGTTGCAGACCTTGTGCGTGAGTTGACCGGCGGCTCGCGTTCGCCTTCTGTCCTCCCAATGAACACCGTCAAACGTCACGCCGCCCTGAGAGCGATCCTCCGCGCTTCATCGGAACCTGCCGTCACGCTCGACGGCCTGCGCGGCCAGTTGGAACAGATTGCGGGGATTGCGCGCGATGCGCTGGGTCAGCAGGTGGAAGGTGTCGAGGCGGAAGCCGCGACGGGCGCGCCGCTTATTACGGACGAGGACCTGTTATGAGCAGGCCGAGTCTACCGCATGAAGGCCGCGAGATCGCGCAGGACCTCTTCGACGTGGCCGAGGTCGCCTGCGTATCCCCAGTTCTGCGGGTCCGCCGCCGCGCGCTGCGCGTGGGCGTCAAGTTTCCCCCTCAGTTCATTGAGCATCGCTTCAACGGCTTGCCTGCGCTGCCTGTAAGCGTCCGCCGCCGTGGTGGGCCGTTTGGTCTCGTTCATGTCTCTTCTCCTGCCGTCATCTACCCGATTCATCGCTTGCATGTGGGCGGGAAGTCAAGTTTTCGCAGGGCGGCCGGAAACGGCCCCCAAAAGCCGTTTCCGGCCCGCCATGCGGCGCACCGTCCCACTGCCCGCCCCTTCCCGGCACGTCGGGCAACGTCGGCGGCCTGTGCGCCCAACGGAGGCGCGGCCTGATGCTGCACTCCTCCGGTCACAACTGGAAACTGCATCAGGGCGGTTGCCTCGACGTGCTGCGCGGCCTGCCGGACGCGAGCGTCCACTGCTGCGTCACGTCCCCGCCCTACTGGGGACTCCGCGACTACGGCACGGACCCGCAGGTCTGGGGCGGCGCCCCGGACTGCGATCATGAATGGCGGGACGCCTCCTATGTCCGCCGCACCAGCGACGGCGGCACTGGCGAGCGCCAGCAGCTCGTCAACATCGGGTCGCTGGACCGGGACAAGCCGGTCCGCAACGCCTTCTGCACCGTATGCGGCGCGTGGCGCGGCGAACTCGGCCTGGAGCCCAAGCCGGACTTGTACGTCGAGCACCTCGTGCTTGTGTTCCGCGAGGTCCGGCGCCTGCTGCGTCCCGACGGCACGTTCTGGCTGAACCTCGGCGACAGCTACGCCGGGAGTTGGGGCAACTACAGCCCGCACACGCCGGTTCCGTCCGAGGGATGGAGCGGCACGCGGTTCAAGCGCGCGGCCTATGACGACCGGACCTGGCGGCCCGCGAACAGCCTGCCCCAGAAAGGACTCAAGGCCAAGGACCTTGTCGGGATTCCATGGCGGGTCGCGCTGGCACTGCAGCAGCCACATGTCATTCCGAACTGCGTGGCTGACGAGCGCGACCGCGCTTGGCTGGCAGCAATGTTCGACGGTGAAGGATGTATCGGGGTTCGCCGGTTCGATTCTTACCGAAAAGAAAAGCAGCAGGTTTATCAGGACGGGTTCGTCGTCTACACCGTCGTCACCAATAACGATATCGCCTTGCTTGATCGATGCGTTGACCTGACGTCCTTCGGGCGAGTTGCGCTGAAACAGCGTGCAGGTTCTACGGATGGTCGAGGCATCGTGTCTCGTCGGGACAGTTACGGCTGGCGGCTCGATGGCAACAAGGCTGTTGAAGTGGTCTGCGCGATCTATCCTTATCTAATTGCAAAACGGAAACAAGCGTGCATTGCCTA encodes the following:
- a CDS encoding GIY-YIG nuclease family protein; this encodes MTATFVENPQELIRELVESNRQESMLLSGEKPPWCLHIIPHIETGYYFVDLIRENLLEGTRRAIAGYCVEAFLKLLDFSPTKCTVQNSRFPPCRENFHFRKPRPEAPKSSPRLTNIYVIQGENGGPVKIGRSSAPHSRASYLQCGNPYELRVVKCFSGVPSRLERQLHVRLQKYQVRNEWFSEEVLGLVADLVRELTGGSRSPSVLPMNTVKRHAALRAILRASSEPAVTLDGLRGQLEQIAGIARDALGQQVEGVEAEAATGAPLITDEDLL